In Dermacentor andersoni chromosome 4, qqDerAnde1_hic_scaffold, whole genome shotgun sequence, the following proteins share a genomic window:
- the LOC126531872 gene encoding tigger transposable element-derived protein 4-like yields the protein MANRGSYRTLDLATKVEVLKEVEKGGAAKQDIARKYGIKPNTLSNYIKNKRTIMDAFENDKFKTSGKRMRTGAYPELEKGLLVWIREARSNKLPLSGDIVAMKARTLAATLGIDDFVSSDGWLTRFKDRHDLVFKSVCGEKASVNQETCATWKDGKLREYLAEYRPEDIFSADETALFYRLLPEKTLTFKDDDCAGGKRSKERVSVLIAANMTGTERCRLLVIRKAAKPRCFEGVKTLPVDYEANKKAWMTAEIFKTWISKLDRKFAASNRKVLFLVGHCSAHVNVPALSPIRLAFLPANTTSVLQPMDQGIIKNVKVLYRRHLLERMILCMDSSTKYEVSLLSAIRMLARACDRVKQETIANCFRDCGFVAASSEDASEISAEEASTSELDGTDFGDALGDVNFEDYVTVYKAVETCGALTDSEIVELIRPQKVTQESDDDVEGEPQPKTADVAAGLALAKRFFAAEGNAEEAFRHIYSLQNLLSAARFGKKKQSKMTDYFS from the coding sequence ATGGCAAACCGTGGCTCTTATCGCACGCTCGACCTGGCAACGAAAGTCGAGGTTTTGAAGGAAGTTGAGAAGGGAGGTGCCGCCAAACAAGACATAGCGCGGAAGTACGGGATCAAGCCGAACACGCTCTCAAACTACATCAAGAACAAGCGCACAATAATGGATGCATTTGAGAATGACAAGTTCAAGACTTCTGGGAAGCGAATGCGCACCGGCGCTTACCCAGAGTTGGAGAAGGGTCTGCTGGTTTGGATTAGGGAGGCCAGGAGCAACAAACTTCCTCTCAGCGGAGACATCGTTGCGATGAAAGCCAGAACGCTTGCAGCAACGTTGGGGATCGATGACTTCGTTTCATCAGATGGATGGCTGACGCGCTTTAAAGATCGCCATGACCTGGTTTTCAAGAGCGTGTGTGGTGAAAAGGCGTCCGTTAACCAGGAAACATGTGCCACGTGGAAGGACGGAAAGCTGCGTGAATATCTCGCCGAGTACAGACCGGAAGACATTTTCAGTGCAGATGAGACTGCACTCTTCTATCGGCTTCTACCAGAGAAGACCCTGACATTCAAGGACGACGACTGTGCTGGGGGCAAACGCAGCAAGGAGAGAGTGTCGGTGCTGATCGCGGCAAACATGACTGGCACGGAACGATGTCGATTACTTGTGATCAGGAAAGCCGCGAAGCCGAGATGTTTTGAAGGCGTGAAGACGCTGCCTGTGGACTATGAGGCGAACAAAAAAGCGTGGATGACGGCCGAAATCTTCAAGACCTGGATAAGCAAATTGGACCGCAAGTTTGCTGCTTCGAACCGCAAGGTGTTGTTTCTTGTCGGTCACTGCAGTGCTCACGTGAATGTGCCAGCCTTGAGTCCAATACGCCTCGCATTTTTGCCTGCAAACACAACGTCTGTtttgcagccaatggaccaaggcatcATCAAGAATGTTAAAGTCCTGTACAGGCGGCACCTCCTCGAGCGCATGATTTTGTGTATGGATAGCTCCACAAAGTACGAGGTGAGCCTGCTTAGTGCCATCCGCATGTTGGCGCGAGCATGTGATCGTGTGAAGCAAGAAACAATCGCAAACTGCTTCAGGGATTGCGGTTTTGTGGCAGCTTCTTCGGAGGATGCCTCTGAAATTTCAGCGGAGGAAGCGTCAACAAGCGAGCTTGACGGCACTGATTTTGGTGATGCTCTCGGGGACGTCAATTTTGAAGATTACGTCACCGTATACAAGGCGGTCGAAACGTGCGGTGCGCTGACGGATAGCGAAATTGTAGAGCTTATTCGGCCCCAGAAAGTGACCCAGGAAAGCGACGATGACGTAGAGGGCGAGCCGCAACCTAAGACTGCCGATGTAGCTGCGGGCCTTGCTCTCGCGAAACGCTTCTTTGCCGCTGAAGGTAACGCGGAAGAAGCGTTCCGCCACATCTACAGCCTGCAGAACTTGCTTTCAGCAGCGCGATTCGGCAAGAAGAAGCAAAGCAAGATGACCGACTATTTTTCTTAG